From Desulfomonilaceae bacterium, a single genomic window includes:
- a CDS encoding redoxin domain-containing protein, with translation MIRFCVIILICFFLNAQWLFASIHVDNVDLLNHALKGTNFHPLNFLAPANDLKFTTTTGQKTDLKQFRGKLIILTFWTVNTAKWPEEALALEKLHSKYSERGIEVIGLNLVDSIDAIRAFLRANHLDIQVGFNEHSTLSVSRRNFAGNESTAFVTDRNSVAIYEIPAYPTTYIIDRNGRILGFFVGRVDWDSVQLQRVLEAVLEPTRIELALQEDSPFQSDAGQGITLPPPSAVMGGPTKKGPTQAPLGPQAPIPDSEETPKENIKSLPFQPSVETRPKRSPSPKRITDQGKTPARRSPSSSPAAISHESSVPPSARPAPSTSSGKPGLKHVPVSPRNVPRNIGHLPPAKPYYPSGNSAIPVQPDNAGRVTATIPGVGTKAPPSTAGYPVKGTSELPAALPLPNRNQIGVSILDSFGSAEKTAPQSQQTTSERTDSETPPSNILQQIGQDVMSLGEGIRGTFSKLLGSR, from the coding sequence ATGATTCGTTTTTGCGTTATCATTTTAATATGCTTTTTTCTTAACGCGCAGTGGTTATTTGCCTCGATACACGTAGACAATGTCGACTTGTTGAACCATGCTTTGAAAGGGACTAACTTTCACCCTTTGAATTTTCTCGCTCCTGCAAATGATTTGAAATTCACTACAACAACAGGCCAAAAGACTGATTTGAAACAGTTCCGAGGCAAACTGATTATTTTGACATTTTGGACGGTTAATACGGCAAAGTGGCCCGAAGAAGCCCTAGCTCTGGAGAAACTTCATTCAAAGTATTCGGAGCGGGGGATCGAAGTGATAGGGCTGAACTTAGTAGATTCGATCGATGCGATCAGGGCCTTTCTTAGAGCTAACCATCTGGATATCCAGGTCGGATTTAACGAACACTCTACATTGTCCGTTAGCCGAAGAAACTTTGCCGGCAACGAGTCTACAGCTTTTGTGACGGATCGAAACTCTGTGGCTATTTATGAAATTCCAGCCTACCCGACTACCTACATTATCGACAGGAACGGTAGAATCTTGGGGTTTTTCGTTGGCAGAGTGGATTGGGATTCAGTCCAATTGCAAAGAGTTCTTGAGGCTGTACTTGAGCCTACCAGAATTGAACTGGCGCTCCAGGAAGACTCGCCATTTCAATCAGACGCAGGACAGGGGATTACTTTACCGCCCCCATCGGCGGTCATGGGAGGACCAACAAAAAAAGGGCCTACGCAAGCCCCTTTAGGGCCTCAGGCTCCTATACCTGATTCTGAAGAAACCCCCAAAGAGAATATTAAGTCCTTACCTTTTCAACCATCCGTTGAAACGCGTCCAAAGAGGAGCCCCAGTCCCAAGAGAATAACAGATCAGGGGAAAACTCCAGCTCGCAGGAGCCCCAGTTCATCTCCTGCCGCGATATCTCATGAATCATCCGTCCCTCCCTCCGCGCGTCCAGCGCCATCCACGTCCAGTGGAAAACCCGGTCTGAAACACGTTCCCGTGAGTCCCAGAAACGTCCCCAGGAACATCGGCCACTTACCACCTGCAAAGCCTTACTATCCATCGGGTAACTCTGCAATTCCTGTCCAACCGGACAACGCAGGGAGGGTTACGGCAACGATTCCTGGCGTTGGAACTAAGGCGCCTCCTTCAACGGCCGGTTATCCGGTAAAAGGGACTTCTGAGTTGCCTGCTGCTCTGCCTTTGCCCAACCGCAACCAGATTGGGGTATCGATACTCGATTCATTTGGCTCCGCAGAAAAAACGGCTCCTCAATCGCAACAAACAACTTCCGAACGCACAGACTCGGAAACCCCGCCTTCAAATATTCTCCAACAAATAGGTCAGGATGTCATGTCGTTGGGTGAAGGGATTCGCGGGACATTTTCCAAGCTTCTTGGATCACGATAA
- the nifD gene encoding nitrogenase molybdenum-iron protein alpha chain, which yields MKALNENISLETEQIDPQEVKQELLKKYPTKVARKRAKQIIVNRVSEEQELPEIGANTRTIPGIITQRGCTYAGCKGVIMGPTRDIVNITHGPIGCGFYSWLTRRNQTRPDGPEDDNFMTYCFSTDMQEENIVFGGEKKLRAAIQEAYDLFKPKAISIFSTCPVGLIGDDVHSVAREMKEKLGINVFGFSCEGYKGVSQSAGHHIANNGIFKNVVGLNDNVKEGKYRINLLGEYNIGGDAFEIDRILDECEISVVSTFSGNSTYDQFANAHTADLNTIMCHRSINYVAEMMETKFGIPWIKINFIGAQATAKSLRKIANYFENDELKQRVEDVIAREMPEVIKVRDDVRARCEGKVAMLFVGGSRAHHYQELFREIGMKTISAGYEFAHRDDYEGRKVLPSIKVDADSRNIEELEIHPDPERFRPRKTDEQLKKLQDEGFRFKDYDGMMREMSDRSLVIDDISQYESEQLIEIYKPDIFCAGIKEKFAIQKKGIPMKQLHSYDSGGPYAGFKGAINFYREIDRMVNSQIWKHIKAPWQESPELAAKYACD from the coding sequence ATGAAAGCTTTGAATGAAAATATATCGCTCGAAACCGAGCAAATTGATCCGCAGGAAGTCAAACAGGAACTGCTGAAAAAGTATCCGACTAAAGTGGCTCGCAAACGGGCGAAGCAGATCATCGTAAACAGGGTTTCCGAAGAACAGGAATTGCCGGAAATCGGAGCCAACACCAGGACAATCCCTGGGATAATTACACAGCGAGGATGTACATACGCCGGGTGCAAAGGGGTCATTATGGGCCCGACCCGCGACATAGTAAATATCACCCATGGACCTATCGGTTGCGGTTTTTACAGTTGGCTCACACGTCGTAATCAGACCCGTCCGGATGGACCGGAAGACGATAACTTCATGACTTACTGTTTTTCCACGGACATGCAGGAAGAAAACATCGTTTTTGGTGGTGAGAAGAAGCTGCGGGCGGCCATCCAGGAAGCGTATGACCTTTTCAAACCCAAGGCTATCAGCATTTTTTCAACGTGCCCCGTAGGGCTAATTGGCGATGACGTGCACTCGGTAGCTCGCGAAATGAAGGAAAAGCTCGGAATCAATGTTTTCGGGTTCAGTTGTGAGGGATACAAGGGGGTGAGCCAGTCGGCAGGCCATCACATCGCTAACAACGGAATTTTCAAGAACGTAGTTGGCCTCAATGACAACGTTAAGGAAGGAAAATACAGGATTAACCTGCTCGGCGAGTACAACATAGGAGGTGACGCGTTCGAGATCGACCGTATCCTCGATGAATGTGAAATATCAGTAGTATCGACTTTCAGCGGTAACTCCACCTATGACCAGTTTGCCAACGCTCATACAGCCGATTTGAACACAATTATGTGCCACCGTTCGATCAACTACGTCGCTGAGATGATGGAGACCAAGTTCGGCATCCCATGGATCAAGATTAATTTCATCGGGGCTCAGGCCACTGCAAAATCGTTACGAAAGATCGCCAATTATTTCGAGAACGACGAACTTAAACAGCGAGTCGAAGATGTCATCGCTCGTGAGATGCCCGAAGTGATCAAAGTCCGTGACGACGTCAGGGCCCGCTGTGAGGGAAAGGTAGCCATGCTTTTTGTGGGTGGATCCCGCGCTCACCATTATCAGGAACTATTCAGGGAAATCGGGATGAAAACCATTTCCGCGGGATACGAGTTCGCCCATCGTGACGACTATGAAGGTCGGAAAGTTCTGCCATCCATAAAAGTTGACGCGGATAGCCGTAACATCGAAGAACTTGAAATCCACCCTGACCCCGAACGATTCCGGCCCCGTAAAACGGATGAACAACTGAAGAAACTCCAGGATGAAGGTTTCCGTTTCAAAGACTATGACGGAATGATGAGAGAGATGTCCGATCGGAGCCTGGTGATTGACGACATAAGCCAATACGAATCGGAACAACTAATTGAAATCTACAAACCAGACATCTTTTGCGCAGGCATCAAGGAAAAATTCGCCATACAAAAAAAAGGTATCCCGATGAAACAGCTCCATAGCTACGATTCAGGAGGCCCATACGCCGGCTTCAAAGGCGCCATTAACTTTTATCGGGAGATTGACAGAATGGTGAATAGCCAGATTTGGAAACATATCAAGGCTCCCTGGCAGGAAAGCCCTGAGCTTGCGGCAAAATACGCCTGCGATTGA
- a CDS encoding (2Fe-2S) ferredoxin domain-containing protein translates to MNKPDYHFFVCASFRGTEAKGKCIKKDSLRLIPYLEEELADRGLNAMVSSTGCLKLCEEGPVMIIYPQGHWYRDVNSEKVVDEILDALEDGRVAESHLLA, encoded by the coding sequence ATGAACAAACCGGATTATCATTTTTTCGTATGCGCCAGTTTTAGAGGCACAGAGGCCAAAGGGAAATGCATAAAAAAAGATTCGCTGCGGCTCATCCCCTATCTGGAAGAAGAACTCGCAGACCGTGGACTGAATGCAATGGTATCCAGCACGGGTTGTTTAAAACTTTGTGAGGAAGGACCGGTGATGATCATCTATCCACAGGGACATTGGTACCGGGATGTAAATAGTGAAAAAGTGGTGGATGAGATCCTCGACGCATTGGAAGATGGTCGCGTTGCCGAGTCCCATCTCCTCGCATGA
- the nifE gene encoding nitrogenase iron-molybdenum cofactor biosynthesis protein NifE, protein MTNTIFAERKDQVHRKGEEPFQMTCDKESLAGAVSQRACVFCGSRVVLYPITDALHLVHGPIGCAVYTWDIRGALSSGPELHRHSYSTDLQESDVIFGGEDKLYRALIQLIERINPKAAFVYSTCIVGIIGDDLNGVCKKVEREKGIPVIPVESEGFKGNKRAGYNAACRAMFQLVGTGPIDDISPLSVNILGDFNLAGEIWIVRDYFERMGINVVANITGDGRVDDLRRAHGAALNLVQCSGSTIDLAKMMQDEYQIPFLRVSYFGVEDMADSLYKVADFFKDLEPAIMENTKELVRDELSKLYPKLKQYRKALEGKKAAIYVGGAFKAFSLVKAFRHLGMTVELVGSQTGTEEDYKELHEITDPGTIIVDDSNPLELSSFLQEKDVDIFVGGVKERPIAYKLGVGFCDHNHERKEALEGFVGMLNFAKEVYSTVTSPVWRFTPRQQALSSKPQEMDVLNERKAIEN, encoded by the coding sequence ATGACAAACACAATTTTTGCAGAGAGAAAAGATCAGGTCCATCGAAAAGGCGAAGAGCCTTTTCAGATGACCTGTGACAAAGAAAGCCTCGCTGGGGCGGTAAGTCAGAGGGCATGCGTCTTCTGCGGCTCCCGGGTGGTGCTTTACCCAATAACGGACGCCCTGCACCTCGTACACGGTCCAATTGGGTGCGCCGTATACACGTGGGACATCCGAGGCGCATTGTCTTCGGGCCCTGAGCTACATCGGCACAGCTATTCCACCGACTTGCAGGAGAGCGACGTCATATTTGGGGGTGAAGACAAACTTTACCGGGCCCTCATTCAATTGATAGAGCGAATTAATCCAAAAGCCGCATTTGTTTACTCAACGTGCATAGTGGGAATCATTGGTGATGACCTCAACGGTGTATGCAAGAAAGTGGAACGTGAGAAGGGCATCCCCGTGATCCCCGTGGAATCGGAAGGTTTTAAAGGCAATAAGAGAGCAGGATACAACGCCGCTTGCAGGGCCATGTTTCAGCTCGTCGGAACCGGCCCGATCGATGACATCAGTCCGTTGAGCGTGAACATTCTCGGTGATTTCAACCTTGCCGGCGAGATATGGATTGTGCGTGATTATTTTGAGCGGATGGGAATAAATGTCGTCGCCAACATCACTGGAGACGGCAGAGTGGATGACCTACGCCGAGCGCACGGCGCAGCATTGAATTTGGTCCAGTGTTCGGGTTCAACAATAGATCTGGCCAAAATGATGCAAGACGAATATCAGATACCTTTTTTACGGGTTTCGTATTTTGGTGTAGAAGACATGGCCGATTCACTCTACAAGGTCGCAGATTTTTTTAAGGACCTGGAGCCGGCAATCATGGAGAATACCAAAGAGTTGGTCCGGGATGAACTGAGTAAGCTGTACCCGAAATTGAAACAATACAGAAAGGCTCTGGAAGGGAAGAAAGCCGCAATTTACGTTGGCGGCGCTTTTAAAGCCTTTTCTCTGGTTAAAGCTTTCAGGCATCTGGGGATGACCGTTGAACTGGTTGGTTCCCAGACAGGAACTGAGGAAGACTACAAAGAACTCCATGAAATAACTGATCCTGGGACAATAATTGTGGACGACTCCAATCCGCTCGAACTCTCATCGTTCCTTCAGGAAAAGGATGTAGACATCTTCGTTGGTGGAGTAAAAGAGCGTCCGATCGCATACAAGTTGGGAGTGGGATTCTGCGACCACAATCACGAACGAAAAGAAGCCCTTGAGGGCTTCGTGGGAATGTTGAATTTTGCCAAAGAAGTCTATTCGACGGTAACCAGCCCAGTCTGGCGATTTACCCCAAGACAACAGGCGCTTTCATCAAAACCGCAGGAAATGGATGTGCTCAATGAAAGAAAAGCGATTGAAAACTAA
- the nifB gene encoding nitrogenase cofactor biosynthesis protein NifB, whose protein sequence is MNQLINTKLHPCFNVEAKHTYARVHLPIAPDCNIKCNYCNRKNDCINESRPGVSSAILTPQQAVDYLEKIVVEVPNISVVGIAGPGDPFAKPELTIKTLDLVREKFPHLLLCLASNGLNVLPHVQELKRLNLSHMSITINAVDPDIGAKIYSWIRDGKVIYRGRKAAEILLERQLATVKALKEAGIIVKVNTVTIPGINDHHVIEVSKKMAELGVDIQNCMVIFPNEGTPFENIKEPSPEEIGAIRKQAEEHLPQMRHCTRCRADAVGLLGKDLSPERTNELMKQASTSGAALERRPYVAVASLEGMLVNQHLGEAYKFQIWGKQNDDFVLIEEREAPEPGGGTERWNQMVGTFRDCRAVLVSGIGESPRKVLEENGIVPVEMNGFIAEGLETIFEGGNVSRLKSRQLGNRQGCGCSGNGMGCG, encoded by the coding sequence ATGAACCAGCTAATTAACACGAAATTGCATCCATGTTTCAACGTTGAGGCTAAACATACTTACGCCCGGGTCCACTTACCAATAGCGCCGGACTGCAACATCAAGTGCAATTACTGTAATCGAAAGAATGATTGCATAAATGAAAGCAGGCCCGGAGTGTCCAGCGCAATTTTAACCCCGCAACAGGCGGTTGATTATCTTGAGAAAATTGTGGTTGAGGTCCCAAACATCAGCGTTGTTGGTATAGCCGGCCCGGGAGACCCTTTTGCAAAACCTGAGTTGACAATCAAGACATTGGATCTCGTGCGTGAAAAATTTCCGCATCTACTGCTATGTCTGGCAAGCAATGGTTTAAACGTATTGCCGCATGTCCAGGAACTCAAACGACTGAATTTGTCACATATGAGCATTACAATAAACGCTGTGGATCCCGACATCGGGGCAAAGATTTACAGTTGGATAAGAGACGGTAAAGTTATTTATAGAGGCCGCAAGGCGGCTGAAATCCTCCTGGAACGGCAACTTGCCACAGTTAAGGCGCTCAAGGAAGCGGGCATAATCGTAAAAGTGAATACTGTAACCATTCCTGGTATCAACGACCATCATGTGATCGAGGTTTCAAAGAAGATGGCTGAACTGGGAGTTGATATTCAGAATTGTATGGTAATTTTCCCCAACGAGGGGACACCTTTTGAGAATATTAAAGAACCGTCTCCTGAAGAAATAGGCGCTATACGCAAGCAAGCGGAAGAACATCTTCCACAGATGCGGCATTGCACCAGGTGCAGAGCGGACGCAGTCGGGCTTCTTGGAAAAGACCTGAGCCCCGAGAGAACCAACGAACTCATGAAACAGGCTTCAACCAGTGGCGCTGCGCTTGAAAGACGTCCTTATGTAGCGGTAGCGTCTCTCGAAGGCATGCTGGTCAATCAGCACCTCGGCGAAGCCTATAAGTTTCAGATCTGGGGCAAACAAAATGATGATTTTGTGCTGATTGAGGAAAGAGAAGCTCCCGAACCCGGCGGAGGGACGGAACGATGGAATCAGATGGTCGGAACTTTCAGGGATTGCAGGGCCGTGCTAGTGAGTGGAATTGGAGAAAGCCCGAGGAAGGTTCTTGAAGAAAACGGCATCGTTCCTGTTGAAATGAACGGATTTATAGCCGAAGGGTTGGAAACGATTTTTGAAGGAGGCAATGTATCCAGGCTGAAATCCAGGCAATTGGGCAATAGGCAGGGCTGCGGATGCTCGGGAAACGGAATGGGCTGTGGATGA
- a CDS encoding nitrogenase component 1: protein MKEKRLKTKKEPYVATTDSCKLCAPLGACLAFKGVEGSVPFLHGSQGCATYMRRYVISHFREPVDIASSSLGEKHAIYGGGPNLKQGLKNVMSKYHCGLIGVATTCLTETIGDDTSRLVKEFQDEFSEETLKHGRPSIVNVSTPSYSGSHIDGFQSAVRAIVDQLASNLPSCGNTVNLFPGFVSPADTRYLKEIVHDFGLNPVILPDISETLDAPAAVEYEKIPSGGTPIASIKAMGTASFSVEFGRCLTDSISAAKVLADRFKVPSKKLGTPIGLRETDIFMNTLEEISCRKTPVKYELERGRLIDSYVDGHKYISGKRAVIYGDPDMVVGLASFLTEIGIKPVLCATGAKSQHFHTAIKAVTEGILDETPEVSDNIDFFDIEETAEKFRPDVLLGSSKGYKLARKWNIPLVRLGFPIHDRFGAQRICQLGYKGTQDLFDMIVNAVIQATQDRSPIGYTYI from the coding sequence ATGAAAGAAAAGCGATTGAAAACTAAAAAAGAACCTTATGTAGCGACTACGGATAGTTGCAAGCTGTGTGCGCCGCTTGGGGCTTGCCTGGCGTTCAAGGGCGTGGAAGGCTCGGTTCCGTTTCTTCACGGATCACAAGGATGCGCAACTTACATGAGACGCTACGTTATCAGCCATTTTAGGGAACCCGTAGATATCGCTTCATCATCTCTGGGCGAGAAGCACGCAATTTACGGAGGCGGGCCTAATCTTAAGCAGGGTCTCAAAAACGTCATGTCCAAGTATCATTGTGGTCTTATTGGAGTAGCGACAACTTGTCTAACCGAGACAATCGGTGATGATACGTCGAGGCTGGTAAAGGAGTTTCAGGACGAATTCTCGGAAGAAACGCTGAAACATGGACGGCCTTCGATCGTAAACGTTTCCACACCGAGTTACTCAGGTTCCCACATCGACGGGTTCCAGTCAGCGGTGAGAGCCATTGTAGACCAATTGGCGTCTAATCTCCCATCCTGTGGAAACACCGTGAATTTGTTTCCTGGTTTCGTTTCTCCGGCGGACACTCGTTACCTGAAAGAAATTGTTCATGATTTTGGGCTTAATCCGGTCATACTGCCTGATATTTCCGAGACGCTTGACGCCCCGGCAGCGGTGGAATACGAAAAAATCCCGTCTGGCGGAACGCCAATCGCAAGCATTAAAGCGATGGGAACAGCTTCATTTTCCGTCGAATTCGGTCGGTGTTTAACCGATTCGATTTCGGCTGCCAAGGTTTTGGCCGACAGATTCAAGGTTCCTTCCAAGAAATTGGGGACCCCTATCGGGCTTAGAGAAACTGATATTTTCATGAATACTCTGGAAGAAATTTCCTGCAGAAAAACCCCTGTGAAATATGAATTGGAAAGAGGTCGATTGATAGACTCTTATGTGGATGGCCACAAATATATTTCAGGGAAACGGGCCGTTATTTATGGCGATCCCGACATGGTCGTAGGGTTGGCGTCCTTTCTGACGGAGATTGGCATTAAACCTGTGCTTTGCGCTACTGGCGCTAAAAGCCAACATTTTCACACTGCAATTAAGGCCGTAACAGAAGGCATTCTGGATGAAACACCTGAAGTTTCAGACAATATTGATTTTTTCGATATAGAGGAAACAGCCGAAAAATTCAGGCCTGATGTGCTTCTAGGCTCCAGCAAGGGCTATAAGCTTGCCCGAAAATGGAACATACCCCTCGTGCGGCTGGGGTTTCCAATTCATGACCGCTTCGGAGCCCAAAGAATTTGTCAGCTAGGCTATAAAGGGACTCAAGACCTTTTTGATATGATAGTCAATGCAGTGATACAGGCGACGCAGGACCGGTCTCCCATTGGTTATACTTACATCTGA
- a CDS encoding zinc ribbon domain-containing protein translates to MKCRKCQFKNPAGMKFCGECGAELTLACPSCSASNPPQFKFCGDCGHSLVPSEISHSQKDLSFDEKLAKIQRYLPSALKKAETMFREMDMDYWMRKAQ, encoded by the coding sequence ATGAAATGTCGGAAATGCCAATTCAAAAATCCTGCGGGTATGAAATTCTGTGGGGAATGTGGCGCCGAACTGACACTGGCCTGCCCGAGCTGCTCCGCTTCCAATCCTCCACAGTTCAAATTTTGCGGAGACTGCGGCCACAGTTTAGTCCCATCGGAAATCAGCCATTCTCAAAAAGATCTGTCCTTTGATGAAAAGCTGGCAAAAATTCAACGGTACTTACCCAGTGCCCTGAAGAAGGCCGAGACCATGTTCCGCGAGATGGACATGGATTATTGGATGCGTAAAGCGCAGTAA
- the nifK gene encoding nitrogenase molybdenum-iron protein subunit beta: protein MLLRHTSKEITERSALTINPAKTCQPIGAMYAALGIHGCLPHSHGSQGCCAYHRSALTRHYKEPVMAATSSFTEGASVFGGQANLVQAIDNIFTIYEPEVIAVHTTCLSETIGDDIPQIARKAEADGKIPEGKYVIHVNTPSYVGTHVTGFANMTKAMVDYFAESNGQKIDQINIIPGYVEPSDMEEVRRIAEMMGVRVVMFPDTSKVLNRPQTGKYEMFPSGGVTVEALKTTGASMATIGLGQLASGPAARALDTKCGVSCEILDLPIGFKATDRFVDTLRKTLGITVPESLNEERGQLLDIVTDMHQYFYGKKVALAGDPDHLIALTEFLVSIDMWPIHIVTGTSGKKFESRIREITSNSPYPINIKAPGDLFLLHQWIKNEPVDLLMGNTYLKYIARDEDIPLVRMGFPILDRIGHSYFPTVGYRGGMRLLEKILDAILDRQDRDAPEESFELVM from the coding sequence ATGTTACTGCGACATACTTCAAAAGAAATTACTGAACGAAGCGCCTTGACTATCAACCCCGCAAAAACCTGCCAGCCCATTGGCGCCATGTACGCCGCTCTGGGTATTCACGGTTGCCTCCCGCACAGTCATGGTTCTCAGGGTTGCTGCGCATATCATCGAAGCGCTCTTACACGCCATTACAAGGAACCGGTAATGGCCGCCACCAGTTCCTTCACCGAAGGGGCGTCCGTCTTCGGCGGACAGGCGAACCTGGTGCAGGCGATAGATAACATTTTCACCATCTACGAACCTGAGGTGATAGCTGTTCACACTACATGTCTGTCCGAGACAATCGGTGACGACATTCCCCAGATTGCACGCAAGGCCGAGGCGGATGGCAAAATCCCTGAAGGTAAATACGTAATACATGTGAATACACCTAGCTACGTTGGGACCCACGTCACCGGATTTGCGAACATGACTAAAGCAATGGTGGATTATTTCGCGGAGTCCAATGGGCAAAAGATTGATCAGATCAATATTATACCAGGCTACGTAGAGCCATCCGATATGGAGGAAGTTAGACGAATAGCTGAAATGATGGGCGTGCGTGTTGTTATGTTTCCCGATACGTCCAAGGTGCTCAATCGGCCTCAAACCGGTAAGTACGAAATGTTTCCCTCCGGCGGCGTAACAGTGGAAGCCCTCAAGACCACTGGCGCCAGTATGGCTACCATTGGCCTCGGACAACTGGCTTCGGGACCGGCGGCGCGAGCGCTTGACACGAAATGCGGTGTGTCCTGTGAAATACTCGATCTGCCGATCGGGTTCAAGGCAACCGACCGGTTCGTGGATACACTGAGAAAAACACTCGGAATAACCGTTCCCGAGAGTCTAAATGAAGAGCGTGGTCAGTTATTGGATATCGTTACTGACATGCATCAGTACTTCTACGGGAAAAAGGTTGCGCTGGCAGGCGACCCGGATCATCTGATCGCCCTTACTGAATTTCTTGTTTCGATAGACATGTGGCCGATTCACATTGTTACCGGCACATCCGGCAAGAAGTTCGAATCCCGTATTCGGGAAATTACGAGTAATTCTCCTTATCCCATAAATATTAAGGCGCCGGGTGACCTGTTCCTGTTGCATCAGTGGATCAAGAATGAGCCGGTAGACTTACTTATGGGAAACACTTACCTGAAGTACATCGCCCGCGATGAGGACATTCCTCTGGTTCGTATGGGCTTTCCCATACTGGATCGAATTGGCCATAGTTACTTTCCGACGGTTGGATATCGCGGCGGCATGCGCCTGTTAGAAAAGATCCTTGACGCTATCCTGGACCGACAGGATCGAGACGCCCCTGAAGAAAGCTTTGAACTTGTTATGTAA
- a CDS encoding P-II family nitrogen regulator: MRAIMAIIRINMMNKTKKALSDAGIPSMTAKDVLGRGKGLVDYSLLEGAEKGYEEAIAQLGHSQRLIPKRLLFMVVPEKLKNKAVTTIMTVNKTGKSGDGKIFVMPVAGSFSVRTGEGGDKVLDEM, encoded by the coding sequence ATGAGAGCAATTATGGCTATCATACGCATTAACATGATGAACAAAACCAAAAAGGCGCTTTCCGACGCAGGGATACCGTCTATGACCGCCAAGGACGTCCTGGGCAGGGGTAAGGGCCTGGTTGATTACAGCTTACTTGAAGGCGCTGAAAAAGGTTACGAAGAGGCAATAGCTCAACTTGGTCACAGTCAACGCCTGATTCCCAAGAGGCTGCTGTTTATGGTGGTCCCGGAGAAACTGAAGAATAAAGCGGTGACAACCATTATGACCGTTAACAAAACAGGCAAATCTGGGGACGGTAAAATATTCGTAATGCCGGTCGCCGGTTCCTTTAGTGTGCGCACCGGCGAAGGCGGCGATAAAGTCCTCGATGAAATGTGA
- a CDS encoding P-II family nitrogen regulator, with protein MLMIRSIVRPTKVDDVLAALMEAGFPAVTKISVVGRGKQRGIKIGEITYDEIPKEMLLTVVPDTDKDFVIKTVIKAARTGDKGAYGDGKIFVSPVDEVYTISSGIKETASGEIEEVKI; from the coding sequence ATGTTGATGATCAGATCCATCGTCAGGCCCACTAAGGTGGACGACGTACTGGCGGCCCTGATGGAGGCCGGCTTCCCCGCAGTGACCAAAATATCAGTAGTTGGCCGTGGAAAGCAGCGTGGCATAAAAATCGGTGAAATCACTTACGACGAGATCCCAAAAGAAATGCTTCTAACGGTAGTGCCTGATACTGACAAGGATTTTGTTATCAAAACGGTGATCAAGGCTGCCAGAACAGGCGATAAGGGCGCTTATGGCGACGGAAAGATCTTCGTGAGCCCGGTAGATGAAGTCTACACGATTAGTTCGGGCATCAAGGAGACAGCTTCCGGGGAAATTGAAGAGGTAAAGATATGA